One window of Candidatus Methylomirabilis tolerans genomic DNA carries:
- a CDS encoding redoxin domain-containing protein codes for PDFTLPLLDGKSVALKDFRGKPVLINFFHSK; via the coding sequence CCGGACTTTACGCTCCCACTCCTGGATGGAAAGTCTGTCGCGCTCAAGGACTTTCGCGGTAAGCCTGTCCTGATCAATTTCTTCCACTCCAAATGA